The following proteins are co-located in the Equus quagga isolate Etosha38 chromosome 22, UCLA_HA_Equagga_1.0, whole genome shotgun sequence genome:
- the TRIML1 gene encoding probable E3 ubiquitin-protein ligase TRIML1 → MSLYEKTSTADLMENLREELTCFICLNYFTNPVTTECGHSFCLMCLLKSWEEYNTTLSCPECWRTLETPHFQPNERLGRLAGIGKQLRSQVLQSEDEQGSYGKMLAAAKVFSDEKQGVNAFSTHCHGINRVYVSSEAEEHHREKLQEILTLLRKKKKETQIILTHEKERVILCKEETKTCKQVVVSEYVKMHQFLKEEEHLQLQLLEKEERGNMKKLRDNEIQLTQQLRSLSKMIQRIESVCQNPIIESFEDVRGTLERSEPLLLQCPEATITELSLCRITGMREMLRKFSTDITLDPDTANAYLVLSEDLKSVRHGGTRQLLPDNPERFDKSATVLGAQIFTCGRHYWEVEVGNKTEWEVGICKDSVSRKGNLPKPAGDLFSLIGLKIGDDYSLWVSSPLKGQHIREPVHKIGVFLDYESGHIAFYNVMDESLIYSFPSASFQEALRPIFSPCLPNEGTNTGPLTICSLNSHV, encoded by the exons ATGTCTTTATATGAGAAAACATCTACAGCAGATTTGATGGAGAATCTCAGGGAAGAACTGACCTGTTTCATCTGCCTGAACTATTTCACCAACCCAGTGACCACTGAGTGTGGGCACAGCTTTTGTCTGATGTGTCTCCTGAAGAGCTGGGAGGAATATAACACTACTTTGTCTTGTCCTGAGTGCTGGAGGACGTTGGAGACCCCTCATTTCCAGCCCAATGAGCGTTTGGGGAGGCTGGCTGGCATTGGCAAGCaactcagatcccaggtgctgcaGAGTGAGGACGAGCAAGGCAGCTATGGGAAGATGCTGGCGGCCGCCAAGGTGTTCTCTGATGAGAAGCAGGGTGTAAACGCTTTCTCAACCCATTGCCATGGAATAAACAGGGTCTATGTCTCGAGTGAGGCTGAGGAGCATCACAGA GAGAAGCTCCAGGAAATCCTAACTCTTTTGCgtaaaaagaagaaggaaactcAGATTATATTAACGCATGAGAAGGAGAGAGTGATATTGTGTAAG GAAGAGACAAAGACCTGTAAACAGGTTGTTGTGTCGGAATATGTAAAAATGCACCAGTTCCTGAAGGAGGAAGAGCATCTGCAGCTCCAGTTactggaaaaggaggaaagagggaacatgaagaaactgagggacaATGAGATCCAACTGACCCAGCAACTCAGAAGCCTAAGCAAAATGATCCAACGGATAGAGTCTGTGTGTCAGAACCCCATTATAGAATCTTTTGAG GATGTGAGGGGCACACTGGAAAG GAGTGAGCCACTCTTGCTTCAGTGTCCAGAGGCCACCATCACAGAGCTGAGTCTGTGCCGCATCACTGGAATGAGGGAGATGCTAAGAAAATTCAGCA CAGATATAACTCTGGATCCAGACACAGCCAATGCCTATCTTGTCCTATCTGAAGATCTGAAAAGTGTGAGACATGGAGGAACCCGACAGCTGTTACCCGACAACCCGGAAAGATTCGACAAGTCTGCAACTGTGTTGGGGGCTCAGATCTTCACATGTGGGAGACATTATTGGGAGGTGGAAGTGGGAAACAAGACTGAATGGGAAGTGGGCATCTGCAAGGACTCAGTGAGCAGAAAAGGCAATCTCCCAAAGCCAGCTGGCGACCTCTTCTCACTTATAGGCTTAAAAATTGGAGATGATTATAGTCTTTGGGTCTCATCACCTTTAAAAGGTCAACATATCAGAGAGCCTGTGCACAAAATTGGTGTTTTCTTGGACTATGAATCTGGACATATAGCATTCTACAATGTGATGGACGAATCCCTCATCTACAGCTTCCCTTCAGCCTCTTTCCAAGAGGCTCTCAGGCCTATCTTTTCCCCTTGCCTCCCAAATGAAGGGACGAACACAGGCCCTCTTACCATCTGCTCACTGAATAGCCATGTCTGA